GCTATATCGACGCACGGAAGGTCTATTGCCGTAACGGTCACGTTTTTAATATATTTTTTCGATTCTTTTACAAAATCTATAACGGCATTATAAGGTTTTATTCCTTTTGAAGCAAGTTTGGGATCGCATATAGCATCGTATATTTCGGAACTTTGCGCATTTAAGCTTATGCTTACGGAATCTATAATATTTTCAAGTTCTGCAGCTATGTTGCGTCCGTAAACCGCGTTTGCAAGTCCGTCGGTATCAAGCCTTATTTTTATATCCGCCGGATCGGTTCTATAGGTACCTTTTTTAATTACTGAGGCAACTTTCTTTAAGGTTTCTATGCGCAAGGTAGGTTCTCCGAGACCGCAGAATACTACTTCTTTAAAATCGTAATAACGAAAAATAGAGGATAAAACTTCGCTCACGGAAGGTTCTTTTTTAAGTTTAAGATTGTACCCCTGCACGCAGAAATTGCTTTTGCCGCCCTGATATTTAGGACAGAAAGTGCATCTGTTTGTGCATTTATTCGTGAGATTTACGTAAACCGAGTTTCTTATTTTATATGCAACTGCAGGGTAAAATCCGTCCACGCCTTCAAGAGAAAAAAGATTTACCGTGTTCTGGACGGTTAAATCGTTCATTATTTTTAGTTCCGCGCCTTTTTCAGCCGTCACGGTTTCCAAAACGAAGCGCACGTAAGAAGGCTCGTTTCTTTTACCTCTGAAAGTTTGGGGCGCGAGAAACGGGCTGTCGGTTTCTATTATAATTTTTTCGGAAGGTATTATTTTAGATACTTCCCTTAATCCTTCATTTTTTTTGTATGTTATATTTCCTGAAAATGAAATAAAAAAACCCATTTTTATTAATTCTTCTGCAGTCGTCTTATCGGAAGAGGAAAAACAGTGTATAACTCCGCCGAAAAAACCGTCGGAACTTTTCGCATATTCTTTTAAAATCTCTAATGCATTCTCATATGCGTCTCTTATATGAATTATAACCGGCAAGCCTTTGGAAGAGGCAATTTTAAGCTGAAATTTAAAAAGTTCTTTCTGTTTTATTTTAATTTCTTCTATTTCTTCTTTGGATGCTTCGGGCAGGAAATAATCTAATCCTATTTCTCCTACCGCTACTATTTTATTTTTATTGCCGGAATAATATTTTTCAAACTTTTCCGCTATATCTGCAATATCTCGGTAAGGGCTTTTTGGATGGACGCCGAGAGTAGTAAATATATTGCCGTAAGAATTAATTATTTCTATCGTCTTATCGATTCTTTCGTGCTGAGCTAAAGAACCGATAGAAACTGCATGCGTTACGCCGTTTTCGGACATTCTCGACAAAACGCCGTCAAGGTCTCCGTCAAATTCATGCATTTCAAGGTGGCAGTGCGAATCTATCATAAAATTATAAAAGGTAAACGATTATTTTTTAATATTTTTATCGGTATTTATTTTTGGGAACATAATTTCGGTTTTTTCGGCTATACGCAATCCGTCTTTAAACAAGCCGGCGCATACGTCCGCAATACTGTCGGCTCCAGCCGAAAACCCCTGAGCGTCGAAAGGAGCGATATTAAATATAGCATTAATTTTTCGCGAAGTTTCCGGCATAAAAGGATATATCAGATAAGAAATATAATAAATGGAAACGGAAGCCGTTCTTAGTATATTCAGTAATTTTCTTTTTTGTTCCGGATCGTCGGCGTTTAATTTCCAGGGCGCAGAATCGTTGATATATTTATTTAATATATTTATAAATTTAAATACGTCTTCCAATATTTTAGCAAAATCATATTCTTCGTATCTTTCGTCTAATTTTTTTAATATATCTGAGGCAGTATTTAATACGCCGCCGTCTTCGAACGCCGAATTTCTTCCGGGAACATTCCCTCCGGTATATTTATTGAGCATTGCGGCGGTTCTCGAAACTAAGTTTCCAAGGTCGTTCGCAAGAGCGGAATTGTACCTAAGTATAAAATTATCGGTATTAAAATCTCCGTCCAAGCCGAGCGTAATTTCGCTCAAAAGATAAAAACGTAGAGGATCTGAACCGTATGTTTCTATTAAAGATATCGGGTCAACCGCGTTTCCTGTAGATTTAGACATTTTTCTGCCTTCGGTCAGCCACCAGCCGTGGGCGGTAACCGACTTCGGCGGTTCTAGTCCGAGAGAGAAAAGCATAATAGGCCAGTAAACTGCATGAAACCTTAATATATCTTTGCCGACTATATGATTAGCCGTTTTAAAAAAATTCTCAAAATCAGGATTTTTACCGTTAAGATAGTCTTCGTATCCTATTCCCGTAAGATAGTTTACAAGAGCGTCGAACCAGACGTATATAACGTGCTTTTCGTCGTCGGGAACGGGAATCCCCCATTTAAAAGACATTCTCGAAATGCTTAAATCTTCCAAACCCTCCTTGATAAAAGATAAAACTTCGTTTCTTCTAAAATCAGGCTTTATAAAGCCTGGATTATTTTCTATATAATCAAGTAGCCGTTTTTCATATTTTTTTAATTTTAAATAATAGGTTTTTTCTTTTACTTTTGAAGTAGTCCTTCCGCACTGGGGACATTTTTCGCCGTCTAAAAGCGACTTTTCCGTAAGAAAAGTCTCGCAAGGAGTGCAGTACCACCCTTCATATTCTGAAAGATATATGTCTCCGTTTGCCTCCATTTTTTTAAACGCAATCCTTACAGTTCTTATATGGTCTTCATCCGTAGTTCTGATGAATCTGTCGTAAGATATTCCTATAGCGTTAAAAAGTTCTTTAAATTTTATATGAACGGAATCGGCAAGCTGTTTGGGCGTTATTCCCCTTGAATCGGCTTCTTTTTCTATTTTTAAACCATGCTCGTCCGTTCCCGTTAAAAAAAACGTTTTATATCCGCATAATCTTTTAAACCTGGCAATAGTATCGGCTATTATAGTAGAATATGCGTGTCCTATATGCGGTTTATCGTTTACGTAATAAATAGGAGTGGTAACGTAAAAATAATCGTTCTTCATATCGCTATATTAAAAAATTAAAACCCCTTTATCTTTATATTATTAATGTTTATTTATATTTTTATATCGTTTGTATATTATGTATATTAACTTATCGAGAATCCGGAGGATTATCGGAACTGCATGAAACGGAGACGCTTTTCGGTCTATTTTTCCAAAGGCTGCTTTTCGCCTACGCAGCATTCGTCTTCCGTAGGCGGGTCGAAAGCTAAACAGCATAGAAGCCGTCCGCAATAACCGACAAATTTACTTGTATTTTGGCACTGCAGTTTGGTAATTTTAGAAGTTACAGGATTCATTTCGCCTATTACGGAGGTGCAGCAACAAATTCTTCCGCAAATGCCGATTCCGCCCAATATTTTACATTCGTCGCGAATATTAATCTGGCGCATTTCTATTCTTATGTGAAATTTGGAAGCCAGAATCTTAACTAATTCCCTAAAATCTACTCTTTCCTCGGCGCTGTAATAAAATATCAATTTATTGTCGGCGACGGCATATTTGACTTTCAGCAGTTTCATTCTCAAACCTAGCTGTTCCGCATTTTTTTTACAAAAAAAGTAGCCTTCTTTTTCCGTTTTATAGTATATGAATTTATCGCCCGTTTCGAAAGGAAAAAGTTTTCTTATTATGAAAGAAGACGGTTTCTGCGTTAAGACGGCGGCATCTTCCGTAAATACTTTAGTTTCTCCTGCTACGGTTCCTATGCGAATATTTCCATCCAAATCTATTACCACCTTATCTTCGGGTATAAGATTTGAAATTTTGGAAATACACTCTATAGTATCGCCTGTATTAAATATTTTTACTTCTACGGTTCTCATATTTTATTGGTTTAGTTTTTTAATTCAAGCGGATATAAGGTTTGAGAAGTACGAGTCTATAGATATCGATTTATTTAAATTATAACTGTTTATTTTTTCTATATATAAAACCGTAGTTTCAATCATATGCCTTATATCGTCGGGAGAAACTCCGCTTTCAAGAGCAAATTTTTTTATTTCTCCTGCAATGTCTTCATTATACAATATTTCTTCATCTTTTAACAAACTATAAATATAAATATCTCTAAATATAAATAAAATCAGCTCGAAAATATATGTTTTTTCTTCATCTTCGTCCGCAGACGCATCTTTAACTTTAACTTCGGTATCTATACTACCGTTTTTTTTCTTCGCGTTTTTGCTTTTGGAAACCTTTTCCTGAAACATAAATTTTGAAGCAAATTCTGCAGATATACCGTAAATATCTCCTCTTTTTTTAAATTCGGAAAAAAGTTTTTCAAATATGCCGTTAATCAAAAAATCTCTTTTTTCTAAATATCCGCCTTCTATCAGCTTTATAAAACCTGAATAGCTTCCTCTGGCAAGTTTTAAAAAAATCTTAAGCTTATTATCGTTTATATCGGGATATTTTAATTTAACAGCGCCGGATAAAATTTCATCGGCGATAGGAGCGAAACCTAGCAAAATACATCGCGATACAATCGTAGGCGCAAGCGTGCCTATATTTGACGTTATAAGAATAAAAACGGTTTTTTCCTGCGGTTCTTCAAGTATCTTAAGGAGGGCGTTAGACGCCGAAGGGTTCATAGCCGAAGCGTCGTCGATGATTATGAATCTGTGGGTCGGATACTGAGGTTTAAGAGCCAAAAAAGACGTAATTTGATGAATTGTTTCTATCTTTATAGAATTTCCGGACGACTCGACCATAAAAATATTTTGATTCATGCCGTTTAAAAAAGAGAAACAGGACGGACATTTACCGCAAAAATTCAAGGAAGAAGAAGCGGCGGCTGCTTGAAAATTTTCTGCGTAATCGCCGCATAAAACCGAAGCGGCAAAGGACAGCGCCGTAATATTTTTTCCTATATTCTTTTGTCCGTAAAACAAAAGTCCCGACGGCATCCTTTGCGAACCGTAAAGTCCGCTTAAAAAATCCGTCTGTTTTTTATGCCCTATTATTTCGGACAAATTATAGTTTAAAGCCATAGCGTAAATTAAAAAATTTAAAAAATAAATTTAAAAAAATAAACTCTAATTAATTACATTTAGAGAAACCGTATATATTATTATATACTTTTTTGCCTCGGTATTTCCATAATATAACTTTAATCCTTTACTGTAATATAATAACAGAAAAACCTCCCGAATATGTTATAATTGATAAAAAAATGCTTAAGAAAAAGTTTTCGGATTAGATTTTATTTTATGCATACGAAAAGAAACAATGATATTTCCTAAAATAAAATATGGCGCCTTTTTCTTTCCACTTTTCACAAAAGTTATTGTATAATATGGGTTTATATGAAAATAGATCTGTTCGATTACAAATTTGACGCGGA
This DNA window, taken from Candidatus Acidulodesulfobacterium acidiphilum, encodes the following:
- a CDS encoding YchF/TatD family DNA exonuclease, translated to MIDSHCHLEMHEFDGDLDGVLSRMSENGVTHAVSIGSLAQHERIDKTIEIINSYGNIFTTLGVHPKSPYRDIADIAEKFEKYYSGNKNKIVAVGEIGLDYFLPEASKEEIEEIKIKQKELFKFQLKIASSKGLPVIIHIRDAYENALEILKEYAKSSDGFFGGVIHCFSSSDKTTAEELIKMGFFISFSGNITYKKNEGLREVSKIIPSEKIIIETDSPFLAPQTFRGKRNEPSYVRFVLETVTAEKGAELKIMNDLTVQNTVNLFSLEGVDGFYPAVAYKIRNSVYVNLTNKCTNRCTFCPKYQGGKSNFCVQGYNLKLKKEPSVSEVLSSIFRYYDFKEVVFCGLGEPTLRIETLKKVASVIKKGTYRTDPADIKIRLDTDGLANAVYGRNIAAELENIIDSVSISLNAQSSEIYDAICDPKLASKGIKPYNAVIDFVKESKKYIKNVTVTAIDLPCVDIAFIENFAKNLGVNFKLRHYNNVG
- the metG gene encoding methionine--tRNA ligase; translation: MKNDYFYVTTPIYYVNDKPHIGHAYSTIIADTIARFKRLCGYKTFFLTGTDEHGLKIEKEADSRGITPKQLADSVHIKFKELFNAIGISYDRFIRTTDEDHIRTVRIAFKKMEANGDIYLSEYEGWYCTPCETFLTEKSLLDGEKCPQCGRTTSKVKEKTYYLKLKKYEKRLLDYIENNPGFIKPDFRRNEVLSFIKEGLEDLSISRMSFKWGIPVPDDEKHVIYVWFDALVNYLTGIGYEDYLNGKNPDFENFFKTANHIVGKDILRFHAVYWPIMLFSLGLEPPKSVTAHGWWLTEGRKMSKSTGNAVDPISLIETYGSDPLRFYLLSEITLGLDGDFNTDNFILRYNSALANDLGNLVSRTAAMLNKYTGGNVPGRNSAFEDGGVLNTASDILKKLDERYEEYDFAKILEDVFKFINILNKYINDSAPWKLNADDPEQKRKLLNILRTASVSIYYISYLIYPFMPETSRKINAIFNIAPFDAQGFSAGADSIADVCAGLFKDGLRIAEKTEIMFPKINTDKNIKK
- a CDS encoding stage 0 sporulation family protein: MRTVEVKIFNTGDTIECISKISNLIPEDKVVIDLDGNIRIGTVAGETKVFTEDAAVLTQKPSSFIIRKLFPFETGDKFIYYKTEKEGYFFCKKNAEQLGLRMKLLKVKYAVADNKLIFYYSAEERVDFRELVKILASKFHIRIEMRQINIRDECKILGGIGICGRICCCTSVIGEMNPVTSKITKLQCQNTSKFVGYCGRLLCCLAFDPPTEDECCVGEKQPLEK
- a CDS encoding AAA family ATPase, which produces MALNYNLSEIIGHKKQTDFLSGLYGSQRMPSGLLFYGQKNIGKNITALSFAASVLCGDYAENFQAAAASSSLNFCGKCPSCFSFLNGMNQNIFMVESSGNSIKIETIHQITSFLALKPQYPTHRFIIIDDASAMNPSASNALLKILEEPQEKTVFILITSNIGTLAPTIVSRCILLGFAPIADEILSGAVKLKYPDINDNKLKIFLKLARGSYSGFIKLIEGGYLEKRDFLINGIFEKLFSEFKKRGDIYGISAEFASKFMFQEKVSKSKNAKKKNGSIDTEVKVKDASADEDEEKTYIFELILFIFRDIYIYSLLKDEEILYNEDIAGEIKKFALESGVSPDDIRHMIETTVLYIEKINSYNLNKSISIDSYFSNLISA